One window of the Leptolyngbya iicbica LK genome contains the following:
- a CDS encoding sensor histidine kinase, translated as MTQSESPSRWLNLKNYRWLRRLVPGVTIVTLILLARVMGLLEVAEWKALDLFLRWRPAEPKDERLLIVGINEQDIQQTGQYPIPDGELAALITALNQHEPRVIGVDLYRGLPIEPGNAALTEVFATSPNVIGIERIAGVVSDVATPPAVLPPEQVGIVDFPLDADGFVRRTYLGTLPSLDAVDPDRFRFALALRLAEQYLAPEGLTLDNGFRDPLNMRFGQTEFPRFQRTDGGYVDSDAEGIQILINPRSGETPFDIVSMTDVLQGRVEAELIRDRVVLIGVTSLSAKDLINSAAIKSDNPSLVYGVEVHAHVTSQILSAVLAGRPLIRVWSPGWEYLWIMLWGGLGVGLLYLKLPTLKHAIATVFGLALLLTLCMGALWGAGLWLSVVPPLVAFSLVSLPGFLLYETTLRERIDERQQIIERTYDAIHNGPLQTLAILLQERDQLEPSVSQRLEGLNHEIRTIYVNLLQESLPTAEKLQLNSQKIVDLRSPLSEALYEVYAETLKRDLPGFAALKLHVIKFEPLATEGLSSDDRRSLCRFLEEALCNVGKHANHPKRLTVTCMATETENVIRVADNGKNSGPFQRERAGHGTEQARSLARRLRGQFHRAITETGSICEMRWPLTRTKSVWAQLRLPKLAKPSS; from the coding sequence ATGACCCAGTCGGAAAGTCCATCTCGCTGGCTAAACTTGAAAAACTATCGTTGGCTCAGACGACTTGTGCCGGGGGTGACGATTGTCACGCTCATCCTATTGGCGCGAGTGATGGGGCTGCTGGAAGTCGCCGAATGGAAAGCTCTAGATCTGTTTCTACGCTGGCGACCCGCCGAACCGAAAGATGAACGGCTGTTGATTGTCGGTATTAACGAACAAGATATTCAGCAAACTGGGCAGTATCCCATTCCCGATGGTGAGTTGGCTGCCCTCATCACCGCGCTCAATCAACACGAACCGCGAGTTATTGGCGTTGACCTCTACCGCGGACTGCCGATTGAACCCGGTAATGCCGCGTTGACTGAAGTATTTGCCACGTCACCCAACGTCATTGGCATCGAGCGCATTGCGGGCGTCGTCAGCGATGTCGCCACGCCTCCAGCGGTCTTGCCCCCAGAGCAAGTTGGCATTGTCGATTTTCCCCTCGATGCCGATGGATTTGTTCGACGGACTTATCTGGGAACCCTCCCTTCGCTAGATGCCGTTGATCCTGATCGCTTCCGATTTGCTCTGGCACTGCGGCTAGCCGAGCAATATTTGGCCCCTGAAGGGCTCACTTTGGATAATGGTTTCCGAGACCCGCTCAATATGCGGTTTGGTCAAACTGAGTTTCCCCGTTTTCAACGCACGGATGGCGGCTATGTGGATAGCGATGCTGAAGGTATTCAGATTCTCATCAATCCCCGGAGTGGTGAAACGCCATTTGACATTGTCTCGATGACCGATGTTTTGCAGGGACGAGTCGAGGCTGAGCTGATTCGCGATCGCGTCGTGCTGATTGGCGTCACGTCTCTCAGTGCCAAAGATTTGATCAATTCTGCGGCCATTAAAAGTGACAACCCGAGTCTGGTCTATGGGGTTGAGGTGCATGCCCACGTCACTAGCCAGATTCTCAGCGCCGTCTTAGCCGGGCGACCGTTGATTCGGGTTTGGTCACCCGGTTGGGAATATCTGTGGATCATGCTCTGGGGCGGTTTAGGGGTGGGTCTGCTTTACCTCAAGCTGCCTACGTTAAAACACGCGATCGCGACGGTGTTCGGCCTGGCGCTATTACTCACTCTCTGTATGGGAGCCCTTTGGGGAGCCGGATTATGGCTCTCCGTCGTGCCGCCGCTGGTGGCGTTTTCATTAGTTTCACTGCCCGGCTTCTTGCTGTATGAGACGACCTTAAGAGAGCGCATCGACGAGCGCCAACAAATTATTGAGCGTACCTACGACGCCATTCACAATGGCCCATTGCAAACGCTAGCAATCTTGCTGCAAGAACGAGACCAGTTAGAGCCTTCGGTCAGTCAGCGGTTAGAGGGACTCAATCATGAGATTCGGACGATATACGTCAACCTACTGCAAGAGTCGCTGCCCACTGCCGAAAAGCTGCAACTCAATAGTCAAAAAATAGTTGATCTGCGCAGTCCACTGTCGGAGGCCCTGTATGAAGTGTATGCCGAGACGCTCAAACGAGATTTGCCGGGGTTTGCCGCTCTTAAGCTGCACGTTATTAAGTTCGAGCCGTTAGCGACTGAGGGATTGTCGTCTGACGATCGGCGATCGCTCTGCCGCTTTTTAGAAGAAGCCCTCTGCAATGTGGGCAAGCACGCCAACCATCCCAAACGGTTAACGGTCACCTGTATGGCGACTGAGACTGAAAATGTGATTCGTGTAGCTGACAACGGCAAAAACTCTGGCCCATTTCAGCGAGAGCGAGCAGGCCACGGCACCGAACAAGCCCGCTCTCTAGCCCGTCGACTGCGAGGCCAGTTTCATCGGGCCATTACGGAAACCGGCTCCATCTGCGAGATGCGCTGGCCGTTAACTCGCACAAAATCGGTTTGGGCACAGTTACGCTTGCCAAAACTGGCAAAGCCTTCGTCATAA
- a CDS encoding response regulator transcription factor, producing MTSTDYLKLLVVDDHESVLGSTISVLQQTYPQANIHTAMTAKAANEALQREVPDLLVMDLSIPAAPGDPSHIESGIDLLRAIMETYPELNIVVQSAHVRSLIRLRPVIDRHQGGFTIADKGLPLKQMLEKVDWSLKGLIYTPRDMRTGMEVKPEWLEVLQLAFKDGLQDKAIADQMNVSERTVRHYWSKVKDVLQVYPEDGKNIRIQTEIRAREEGLID from the coding sequence ATGACTTCTACCGATTATTTGAAGCTACTGGTGGTTGACGATCACGAATCCGTTCTCGGTAGCACCATCAGTGTTTTGCAGCAAACCTATCCCCAGGCCAATATTCACACGGCCATGACCGCCAAAGCAGCTAACGAAGCGCTTCAGCGGGAAGTGCCTGATTTACTCGTGATGGATTTATCTATTCCGGCAGCACCTGGAGACCCCTCTCACATTGAATCGGGGATTGATTTGTTGCGAGCCATCATGGAAACCTATCCCGAGCTCAACATTGTGGTGCAAAGTGCCCATGTGCGATCGCTGATTCGTCTCCGTCCTGTCATTGATCGGCACCAAGGGGGCTTCACCATTGCCGACAAGGGGTTACCGCTCAAGCAAATGCTCGAAAAGGTGGATTGGTCGCTGAAGGGACTGATTTATACTCCCCGTGACATGCGGACGGGGATGGAAGTTAAACCAGAGTGGCTAGAAGTCTTGCAACTAGCGTTTAAAGATGGCCTGCAAGATAAGGCGATCGCTGACCAGATGAACGTTTCTGAACGCACGGTGCGCCACTACTGGAGCAAAGTCAAAGATGTTTTGCAGGTCTATCCTGAAGACGGCAAAAATATTCGCATCCAAACCGAAATTCGGGCTCGCGAAGAGGGCCTGATCGATTAG
- a CDS encoding ShlB/FhaC/HecB family hemolysin secretion/activation protein codes for MNRALYPVPLLLGALIYGGALPVRAQVPPDPVEESQPGPFEPLQPLPTLPETPDEPIEFEDEPPPVPELENVPPVSFFVETIQVEGNTLFQTEIDDLTSQLEGREVTLEELLQLRTDITDLYVRNGYISSGAFVPTNQALDDGVVQIQVIEGSVDQIQINGLDHLRDSYVRDRVSLGTGTPLNVRRLEEALQLLQVNPLLATVDAELTAGSGPGENNLILDLAEANPFFANFGVDNARAPSIGSYQGSISLSNGNVLGFGDRLSAGYDLTEGLNTYDINYAFPVNGLDGTLSVGYETAESNIVDEQFRAAGIRSTSETLSFNFRQPLNRSLTNEFALSLGFDLRESRSFILDDIPFSFSVGPEAGVSRVRAIRFGQEWVNRDVNSVLAARSQFSLGLNVFNATVNDTGTDGRFFSWLGQFQWVEQFSPGNLLVTRLNAQLTADSLLPLERFSIGGVDTVRGYAQNQLVTDNAITASTEFRFPIADGLQLTPFVEAGGGWNNDTPDPDPAFLLGAGLGLRWQFEDALNVRLDYGVPLISPGDQGNSLQENGFYFSINLQPF; via the coding sequence ATGAATCGTGCGCTCTACCCTGTGCCCCTCTTGCTTGGTGCCTTGATTTATGGCGGTGCGCTACCCGTCCGTGCGCAGGTGCCCCCCGACCCCGTTGAAGAGAGTCAGCCCGGCCCCTTCGAGCCTTTACAGCCACTGCCGACGCTGCCAGAAACGCCTGACGAGCCCATTGAATTTGAAGACGAGCCGCCCCCAGTTCCTGAACTCGAAAATGTGCCGCCCGTCTCCTTTTTTGTCGAAACCATCCAGGTTGAAGGCAATACCCTTTTTCAGACCGAAATTGACGACCTCACCAGTCAGTTAGAAGGGCGAGAAGTCACCCTCGAAGAACTGTTGCAACTGCGCACTGACATCACCGATCTGTACGTCCGCAACGGCTACATTTCCTCCGGGGCCTTTGTGCCCACCAACCAAGCCTTAGACGATGGCGTGGTCCAGATTCAAGTCATCGAAGGCTCCGTGGATCAGATTCAAATCAACGGCCTCGATCACTTGCGAGATAGTTACGTGCGCGATCGCGTCTCCTTGGGTACGGGCACTCCCCTAAATGTCAGACGGCTAGAAGAAGCGCTACAGCTCTTGCAAGTCAACCCGCTGCTCGCCACGGTGGATGCCGAACTCACCGCGGGCAGCGGCCCCGGCGAAAATAACCTGATTCTGGATTTAGCTGAAGCGAATCCCTTCTTCGCTAACTTTGGCGTCGATAACGCCCGCGCCCCCAGTATTGGGTCTTATCAAGGGTCAATCAGCTTGAGTAACGGCAACGTGTTGGGCTTTGGCGATCGCCTGTCTGCCGGTTACGACCTCACCGAGGGGCTCAACACCTACGACATTAACTATGCCTTTCCCGTCAATGGCCTCGACGGGACGCTTTCCGTCGGGTATGAAACGGCCGAAAGCAACATTGTGGATGAGCAATTTCGCGCGGCGGGCATCCGTAGCACTAGCGAGACTCTGTCCTTCAATTTTCGGCAACCGCTCAACCGCTCCCTCACCAACGAGTTTGCCCTGAGCCTCGGGTTTGATTTGCGCGAGAGCCGCAGCTTTATTTTAGACGACATTCCTTTCTCCTTTTCTGTCGGGCCAGAGGCGGGTGTGTCACGGGTGCGGGCCATTCGGTTTGGGCAAGAATGGGTCAATCGGGATGTGAACTCAGTGCTGGCCGCGCGATCGCAATTCAGCCTCGGCCTCAATGTTTTCAATGCCACCGTCAACGATACTGGCACCGATGGTCGCTTCTTCTCTTGGCTTGGGCAGTTCCAATGGGTCGAGCAGTTTTCTCCCGGCAACCTGCTGGTCACCCGCCTCAACGCGCAACTCACCGCCGACTCGCTACTACCGCTAGAACGGTTTAGCATCGGCGGCGTTGATACCGTGCGCGGCTACGCCCAAAACCAACTCGTGACCGACAACGCCATTACCGCCTCTACCGAGTTTCGCTTCCCCATTGCTGATGGCTTGCAGTTGACCCCCTTTGTCGAAGCCGGTGGCGGGTGGAACAATGACACCCCCGATCCTGACCCGGCCTTTTTGCTCGGAGCGGGTCTGGGCTTGCGGTGGCAATTTGAAGATGCGCTCAATGTGCGGCTGGACTATGGCGTCCCCCTGATTTCGCCCGGCGATCAAGGCAACTCCTTACAAGAAAATGGCTTCTACTTTTCGATCAATCTCCAGCCGTTTTGA
- a CDS encoding two-partner secretion domain-containing protein — protein MTATLIRCLLSLSGAVVLGWLTPIHAQITPDSTLGTESSQFTPDAVLQGELTDLIEGGAARGGNLFHSFEQFNIADGQRVFFANPLGIENILSRVTGGDPSNIFGTLGVDGPANLFFMNPNGIVFGLDVTLDIPGSFHATTADAIPLGNVGIFSATAPEQSTLLTVDPSIFFTSYLNADSGDISNRGQLAANGDLTLAANTLDLVGQVAAGGNLTLLGLDTVQIRDVADAPFIGFSGADLLVQGNERVDIVALNHPDSALSSYGNLLLRSANPVAGDAAFWSGGSFRVETLAGEIGDLYSPIDPIIRSRGDVEIGLYSGGSLHIVAGGSVSLNTIGIITPDPGTAGIDFLQETITLTDGTVVEIDGGAQPTLDVRAGVAPAAVGTIPIPNPPGFFPALGLQIGDQPASADIDVAYINMAGANGQILLTNQYAPNPALTGDITIAGRSTFLGQSGIFASPQLALLGTEPGDVYIDSRGDVQLVDSTIQSSGVGGAGNIVVNAADTIRLEQTTGTATIVANLNPGRTGVGGNIRLTGTNLELLNGAQIQAATLGAGNAGDIVITVRDRARFEESTVANSVAGGGVGQGGDIQITAGTVELQDGASLISRAFGRGNAGNITVTARDRVSFDNTSSASSRVGNGATGDGGNITITANALEVTRGSQLIAITNGNGDAGNVTINVNESAVFRQRSPDGAFTSSVFTQVDNNGVGNAGEIEITANVIEVDDGAQLISGTEGDGDAENVIITARESILLDNTSGSSQNRSGIFGSVESTAVGNGGDVSITTGNLTLRNGAQVQTSTRGNGSAGDVVLRVADAVLVDGTSTDSQVASGILSEVGVSAVGEGGDIDVITRSLTARNGGNLSARTAGNGNAGTIKVTAGERVVLQGASTFGQPTTIATGNEPTAIGRGNTVRITAPSLQILDGAVIEASTSNAQPGGAIVLDLNELAIFDGGQVVSSSAGAGTAGNIQLDANSGIQITGSNPNFGQQLARNPAISDRLSANSRLSVQSDAAGAAGNIMIGARGTTPTIFLDQSGQIIAESAAVDGGNITLNLTELLLLRNNSLISASAGTAQAPGNGGNITINVPFIIAIPEENSDIAADAFEGTGGNVNITARGIFGIEPRPQRTPLSDITASSELGINGTVSLTVLDTGFIENNLSDFDENIVDTAALTAGSCIARTDNATGSFVVTGGEGLPQRPGGDNIAVYPTGTVQTVPEPTPAAFLQEPQSVYRLADGRLVLSHECE, from the coding sequence ATGACCGCCACTTTGATCCGCTGCCTGCTCTCTCTATCTGGAGCCGTGGTGCTAGGTTGGCTGACTCCCATCCATGCCCAAATCACCCCCGATTCGACCTTGGGCACTGAAAGTTCTCAATTCACTCCTGATGCCGTCTTGCAGGGAGAACTTACTGATCTGATTGAAGGCGGTGCAGCACGAGGCGGCAACCTCTTCCATAGTTTTGAGCAGTTCAATATCGCGGATGGTCAGCGCGTCTTCTTTGCCAATCCCCTGGGCATTGAAAACATCCTCAGCCGCGTCACCGGCGGCGACCCCTCCAATATTTTCGGCACCCTCGGCGTCGACGGCCCCGCCAATCTCTTTTTCATGAACCCCAACGGCATCGTCTTTGGCCTCGATGTCACATTGGATATCCCCGGTTCATTTCACGCGACGACCGCCGATGCAATTCCCCTTGGCAATGTTGGAATTTTCAGCGCGACGGCACCAGAGCAAAGCACATTACTGACGGTCGATCCCAGCATCTTTTTCACCAGTTACTTGAATGCAGATTCGGGCGACATCAGTAATCGAGGGCAACTAGCCGCGAATGGTGACCTGACCCTGGCGGCGAACACCTTAGATTTAGTTGGCCAGGTAGCAGCAGGCGGTAACTTAACGCTGCTGGGTCTCGATACGGTACAAATTCGCGATGTCGCCGACGCCCCATTCATCGGCTTTTCCGGAGCGGATCTACTGGTGCAGGGCAACGAGCGGGTCGATATTGTGGCATTGAATCATCCAGATAGCGCTCTATCCAGCTATGGGAACCTGCTGCTCAGGTCCGCTAACCCCGTTGCGGGTGATGCGGCCTTCTGGAGTGGCGGTAGCTTTCGCGTAGAGACTTTGGCTGGCGAGATCGGTGATCTCTATAGCCCGATCGATCCCATCATTCGATCGCGGGGCGATGTAGAAATTGGCCTGTATTCGGGCGGATCGCTACATATCGTAGCGGGGGGCTCGGTCTCACTCAATACGATTGGCATTATCACCCCCGATCCGGGCACAGCAGGAATCGACTTTTTGCAAGAAACGATTACCCTGACTGATGGCACTGTGGTCGAGATCGACGGTGGTGCACAGCCCACGCTGGACGTGCGAGCTGGGGTGGCTCCTGCCGCCGTAGGCACTATCCCGATTCCCAATCCGCCCGGCTTTTTTCCTGCTCTGGGGTTACAGATTGGCGATCAGCCCGCCAGTGCAGATATTGATGTGGCGTATATCAACATGGCGGGAGCCAATGGTCAGATCTTGTTGACCAATCAATATGCGCCCAATCCAGCCCTGACAGGAGATATCACGATCGCGGGCCGCAGCACATTCCTAGGCCAGTCCGGCATTTTTGCGTCTCCCCAACTTGCTCTGCTGGGTACGGAGCCCGGCGATGTGTATATCGATTCGCGGGGTGATGTTCAGCTTGTGGATAGCACCATTCAATCCTCAGGGGTGGGGGGTGCTGGCAATATTGTGGTAAACGCAGCTGACACAATTCGACTAGAGCAGACCACTGGTACTGCCACCATTGTGGCCAACTTGAATCCAGGTCGAACTGGTGTAGGCGGCAACATTCGCCTGACGGGCACTAATCTAGAACTGCTTAACGGCGCTCAAATCCAGGCCGCAACGTTGGGCGCTGGGAATGCGGGCGACATTGTGATCACTGTGCGCGATCGCGCCCGTTTTGAGGAGAGCACCGTGGCCAACTCCGTTGCTGGTGGTGGGGTCGGTCAGGGCGGCGATATTCAAATTACGGCGGGCACCGTGGAACTGCAGGATGGGGCCTCGTTAATCAGCCGGGCCTTTGGCAGAGGAAATGCGGGCAATATCACCGTGACGGCCCGCGATCGCGTGAGTTTTGACAATACCAGTTCGGCCAGCAGCCGAGTGGGCAATGGCGCAACTGGCGATGGGGGCAATATCACCATCACCGCGAATGCCTTAGAAGTGACACGCGGCTCTCAGCTCATTGCGATCACTAACGGCAATGGTGATGCGGGCAACGTCACGATCAACGTCAACGAATCAGCGGTATTTCGGCAGCGCAGCCCCGATGGGGCATTTACGAGCTCAGTTTTTACCCAAGTTGACAATAATGGCGTCGGCAACGCAGGCGAGATTGAAATCACTGCCAACGTCATCGAAGTTGACGATGGCGCTCAACTCATTTCAGGTACCGAAGGGGATGGCGACGCCGAGAATGTGATCATCACGGCTCGCGAGTCGATTCTGCTCGACAATACCAGCGGCAGTTCCCAAAATCGCAGCGGCATTTTTGGCTCCGTTGAATCTACGGCTGTCGGCAATGGCGGTGACGTCAGCATTACCACTGGCAACCTCACCCTGCGCAATGGCGCTCAGGTGCAAACCAGCACCCGGGGCAACGGCAGTGCTGGAGACGTTGTGCTGAGAGTGGCGGATGCCGTCTTGGTGGATGGCACCAGCACCGATAGCCAGGTTGCCAGTGGCATCCTCAGTGAAGTGGGCGTAAGCGCTGTCGGTGAAGGCGGTGATATTGACGTGATCACGCGATCGCTGACCGCGCGTAACGGCGGTAACCTCTCCGCCCGCACAGCGGGGAATGGCAATGCGGGCACAATTAAGGTCACGGCTGGGGAGCGGGTCGTTTTACAGGGAGCTAGCACCTTTGGCCAACCCACAACGATCGCGACTGGCAACGAGCCGACCGCGATCGGACGGGGCAACACGGTTCGCATCACGGCACCAAGTTTGCAGATCTTAGACGGTGCCGTGATTGAAGCCAGCACCAGCAACGCCCAACCTGGCGGCGCAATTGTGCTCGATCTCAACGAACTGGCGATTTTCGACGGCGGCCAGGTGGTGTCGAGCAGTGCGGGCGCGGGCACGGCAGGCAATATCCAGCTCGATGCCAATAGCGGCATCCAGATTACCGGCAGTAATCCGAATTTTGGGCAACAGCTCGCCCGTAATCCAGCCATTAGCGATCGCCTGTCTGCCAACAGTCGGCTCTCAGTACAATCAGACGCGGCTGGGGCGGCTGGCAACATTATGATTGGGGCCAGGGGCACAACTCCAACCATTTTTTTAGATCAGAGCGGTCAAATTATTGCTGAGTCAGCAGCGGTGGATGGAGGCAACATCACGTTGAATTTGACCGAGTTGCTGCTGCTGCGCAACAACAGCTTGATTTCTGCCTCAGCGGGTACGGCTCAAGCGCCCGGTAACGGCGGCAATATTACTATCAACGTGCCGTTCATCATCGCTATTCCCGAAGAGAATAGCGACATTGCGGCAGATGCGTTTGAGGGCACTGGGGGCAACGTCAACATCACTGCTCGGGGCATTTTTGGCATCGAACCCCGACCTCAGAGAACCCCCCTAAGCGACATCACCGCCAGTTCTGAATTGGGTATCAACGGCACGGTTAGCCTCACGGTGTTAGATACCGGCTTCATCGAAAATAATCTGTCTGACTTTGACGAAAATATCGTGGATACGGCTGCCCTCACAGCCGGTAGTTGCATTGCTCGTACCGACAACGCTACTGGCTCCTTTGTGGTGACGGGAGGCGAGGGACTGCCCCAGCGACCGGGGGGCGACAACATTGCCGTGTATCCCACCGGCACAGTGCAGACGGTACCGGAACCGACGCCAGCCGCTTTTTTACAAGAGCCTCAAAGCGTCTACCGTCTGGCCGATGGTCGGCTGGTACTCAGCCACGAGTGTGAGTAG